The sequence AGCGCCTCAGTATTATCATCCTGTTCTTAACAAGGACATTCGTAATTTATTACAGGAATGCAAGGATAGGAGCAAGCTCAGCAAAACCAAACATCAACTGTTCAAGAATCGTTTGGAATTGTTTTCCAAGCTTCAGTTTATTTCTATTGAAGGTAATATTGGGGCAGGAAAATCCACTTTGTGCAAGATGATTGCAGAAGATTTTAATGCTAAACTGGTTTTGGAGCGTTTTGCAGACAATCCCTTTCTTCCCAAGTTTTATGAAGATCAGGCTAGATATGCTTTTCCTTTGGAAATGTCTTTTTTGGCAGACCGTTACCAACAATTTTCTGATGACACCTCCCAATTTGACCTTTTTAAGAGTTTTATGGTCAGTGACTATGATATTTTCAAATCATTGATTTTTGCAAAAATTACCTTGCAAAAAGAAGAGTTCAACCTGTATAGAAAAGTTTTCAACTTTATGTACAAGGAAGTGAGAAAGCCACAGATTTATCTTTATCTCTACCAGAATACCGAACGCCTTTTAGCAAATATTAAAAAACGCGGAAGAGATTATGAGCAAAATATTGATGCAGCCTATTTAGAAAAAATAAATCAGGGATATATGGATTTTATTAAAGGGCATCCAAACCAAAATAGTATGATTTTGGACCTGAGCGACTTAGACTTTGTAAACAATAAATCTGATTATGAATCCATTTTAGAACAGCTTGATGAACGAATTCTTTTGCTATAATTTTGGGAGAATTTTAGGAAA is a genomic window of Flagellimonas sp. CMM7 containing:
- the folK gene encoding 2-amino-4-hydroxy-6-hydroxymethyldihydropteridine diphosphokinase, which produces MGQKQQAYLSLGSNLGNRYLTLQKAIFSIQKKVGKVLALSSVYENPAVGFEGEDFLNACVAIITDLSPTELLTTLLQIERDFGRERSSGDTYQSRTLDIDIILYGNEIIHTSELEIPHPRMDRRNFVLKPLADIAPQYYHPVLNKDIRNLLQECKDRSKLSKTKHQLFKNRLELFSKLQFISIEGNIGAGKSTLCKMIAEDFNAKLVLERFADNPFLPKFYEDQARYAFPLEMSFLADRYQQFSDDTSQFDLFKSFMVSDYDIFKSLIFAKITLQKEEFNLYRKVFNFMYKEVRKPQIYLYLYQNTERLLANIKKRGRDYEQNIDAAYLEKINQGYMDFIKGHPNQNSMILDLSDLDFVNNKSDYESILEQLDERILLL